The Eriocheir sinensis breed Jianghai 21 chromosome 54, ASM2467909v1, whole genome shotgun sequence genome segment gtacacacacacactaattactaAGTCCGCCATGGCTGTGGAAAATAATATCAGGGTACGAGTATACAGTAAAGAATGTAGTGTGTATGTGGAGTGGTATATTTATAGAGTAGCACATTTTAAGCATTTTCATTCCTGTGTTTAGTTCTAAGTTTGTAGGGGAGTCTTGTAGCCACACACACATgcttataggtgtgtgtgtgtgtgtttggtttcgAGGCATTTCTTCAGTGTGTGCCAGAACACTTGATGCTTAATGACAAACTGGTTTATACATGAGGACACAAGATGTCTTATGAATACTTGGGTGTTTGTATACGAGCCTTGCTTTGCGCGAACTCCAGTAAGTTGTTATGTTTCCTCCTCAGGCACGTCCACTATTTTCATGCCATTCCCGTGGATCCTCGATGACTAGGATGGCAGTGTTGCTAAGAAAACGTAGGTAGGCCGAGTAGTGTTCCAGATGTTATAAAACTTTTAGAACACTGCACTAATATGCCAGGGTCATTGTTATACCTTGACTCGGTTTTCCAAAGTAGAATagttttattttcttgatattggtGCTGAATAGAACACATGAGGTgaacatatcctcctcctcaagacTGATAACCAATTCCATATTTGAGTTTCATTTGTAACTTTTGTTTTGATTAACTAACCTGAAATCCTTCCATTAGAGTAGTCAACCTTCTTAGCAAGTGAAGCATTTAGAGTGAAGGGAATATCAAAGAGTATCTAGATCACTTAAGCCTCGTCCACAGGGGAACACTTTGCTCGGTGTGATGTCATAAATGGAGAAACACAAGCAAAGCTTCGTATATGTTTTCCCTAATGTTTAACAAAGTATCGAGGCTTTGCATGTTGCACATCAAGGTCAGGTGGTTGGTGTGGCATGAAGGTGCTGCCAGATTACATCTTTTGCCTTGTTGTTTTTACCTTTCTGCACGCTGCTTTAACAGAATACGGAGCAGTTTTCTTTGTGCGTGTCCTGTGATCCATGTTGTCGTATACCACTTGATCCTGTCTCAGTCACTGTAAAGCTCTGACTGCCCAACCAACGTTGTTTGGACAGCAGCATAAATGCGTACGATAGGCTTAGCCCGCAAAGAGGCAAAGTTTGCCGAGCAAAGTTGGCCCGTGTGGACGGGGTCTTATGATATGTATAAAACTCCTGGGCTGACACTTTCCCTGTATTCCTTCCTTATTAATGTATTGTAGTCATGAGTGGGTGAAGAACTGGTGTATAAACAGATGTAAAGATGTGGTAGCCGTAGCAATGCATAATTTTATACAACATTCACATTAACAAGGCATATAAGCTCCACCCCCTTCCCTGTTAAGAGCGTAATCATTGGCCAGTCCACGAGCTAGCCACGCCTCCTCCCAAATCCTGgcttgtgattggtggatgctggggaagggtgAATCTTATTGGTGGCTTATTGGGCAAGCATTGGTGGGACATATATGCAAAATTTATGTGAATGGAGTATGTAATATGTTTCCCCAAATGCCTGCGGGAATTTATTTGTAGCATTTCTTGTGTGTATATACGAGCATTTCCTGAGGttgtgaaagaatgaatgatatgaaaacaacagcatggatatttttttacctttcacTGTAATTCTTAAGTTGGTTTTCATTCTATTGTAGTGGTCGTAACTTTTTTTCCCATACACTGTAgtagcaactttttttttcttcatatagatGGAATGTTATTTATATCATAGTAAACTAATTTCATACGTGGAATATAGTAGTTTATGGGGTTATACTTTTTTTCCAATATACCGCAGctactttcatttttctcatgTAGACGGAATGCAGTTAATATCATGGTTGTAATTTATTTAGTTCATATTTGGGATGTTGTAGTTTTGTTTGGTTATAATAAGGGcctgtattacaagtcgaatccaagttattcgggtccctacagagttattcatctcaatctctgtagggacccgaaacttcttggattggacttgtaatgcagaccctaaaccgacctttgtagggacccaaaaattcttggattggacttgtaatgcagcccctaaaccaacctttgtagggacctgaaacttctcgggttcaacttgtaatacggcccaatTTCCAAACATTGTAGCCAAGTGGTGATTTTCTTATACACTGGATGGAATTTGTGTAGGTTAGATTTTAGTGACACGCCCATGAATGCATCAGCCTTCATATACTGCACGTCCAATCCACTATTAAGGTAAGCAAAGACACTACAGGCATTGACACATCGGCTATTTGGTTTAGAAAAAGAATTACGTGAAATACTTTAAATATACTGAAGACGTTTATTTACATTTGTCCAGTTTAGTATacataatatttacattaatttgAATAGGTAAAAAGTAACTTGGATGCACTGATTAGCCCATAACTATCACAGCCTTTAGggaacacacacattctctcactGGATGAATACACAATCATCCGTCCGTCATACATTTCACTACTTCATCCGTCACATTCACATAATCATCTTCACCCATCTTCATCTGGTAACTTCAAACTTTCATCTGTCTTTCTTTATGTATCTCACACTCGTAAAATCTTcaactatctttctctctctatccaatCTTCATCCAACACATTTATACATTCAGTCTTTATCCATCTTTACCTTTCATTATCTTTCAATTTCAATCATTCAGTCTTTCATTAACTTCATACAATCTAAGTTCATCCATCTCTCCTTGGCACATTCATGCAATCcatctcatccctcccttctcatctggCACACTCATCCACTTGCGCTCCATCTCTACTTGGCACATACAACtcatctcatccatctcttctcatctggcacactcatccacacacacacacttccataccGTCAGCCACTCATCATTTCCCATTCCACTGCAACACGTCCATGTACTTCCGCTTCTTGAACTCCTGCACCATGGACCTGAACTGGGCAGGGGTGCGGCAGAGGATGCTCAGCGGGAAGGGGAAGAATCCGACGTTCTTCAGCTCCTGTATCCTGGCGGCCGTCCGGAGCTCCGAGTACTGGAAGATCCGCATGCACATTCtgtcggggaggaggaggtgatggggaattaagtggtggtagtggggatatgtagttggtggtggtgttgagatcTGTTGGGTATTGGAGGTGAAACTTAGTCAGTGGTAGTGatgaaggggtggtggtgagaaCTGTCAGGTACATTGAAGGtgataatgagagaggaagaactaACTGGCGCTCCTCAAGTCTCTAAACCTATACGTACTCTATCCATCAAGTCCCCCTCTCCCTATTTCCAAGTCTCCACAAAAGTCTCCGACCCTCACCTGATCTCCGTGGCGGGTATTCCCTCGGAGAAGAGAAGGTCCAGGATCCTGTTGAACTTGCTGATGTGGACGCGCTGCATGATGATGTTGCTCTGGAAGGCTCGCTCCACCTCGCTGCGATCACAGTTCAGGCGCTCCGAGAGGAAGTCAAAGACGGACTCGTGTTCCCCCAGCAGGTCGCGCCCACTCTGGTAGCGTGCACAGAACCTGGacacagaggaaagagagaaattgcATTTCAAAACAAGGAGACAATAAAGAAGAAGTTACATTTCAAGAGGAATAAgacattaacccgtccgctgcgattggcacggatttagccttcattggtagcctggtagcatatacttccaggtctttctctgcctctgtggtggctagtggagtgttttccatgtggttttagtatgctggatatccctcccaaggtgcatgactttacatttttcttcactgaattgtagcagccactttttgttccactcttgtatcaaatctgcagtcaagggattAATGCTAGCTTGCTAACAGGAAaaaaagctaacctaacctgaagCCAGACCTATATTCCCCTGGTGGCTTCCTACTTCTCTGGAAATGAGCACAGAACTtgaacacagagagagaaaaaatacattTCAAAACGGAGAGAAGCTAAATTTCAAAACACAAGAAAAGAGAAGCCCAAAAATATGTGAAATTGGTGATAGAAAAAACACTGAGCGCCCTGAAGGCAAAAAGCAAGACCAGGCACCTGAAGGAGACATttcaaaacagagaaaagaagctTAATTTCATAACACAATAAAAGGGAAGTCCAAAAATATGTGAATTTGGCAATAGAAAAAACAATGAGGGCCCTAAAGGCATAAAGCAAGACCAGGCACCTCACAGTAAAGGCATAAATTTCAAAACGGAGAGAAGCTAAATATCAGAACACAAGTAAAGAGAAGcccaaaaatatgtaaatttggtGACAGAAAAAAAACTGTGGGCCCTGAAGGCATAAAGCAAGATCAGGTGCCTCACAGTACAGGCATAAATTTCAAAACGGAGAGAAGCTAAATTTCAGAACACAAGTAAAGAGAAGcccaaaaatatgtaaatttggtGATAGAAAAAAAACTGGGGGCCCTGAAGGCATAAAGCAAGATCAGGCACCTCATAATAAACCCACAATGACCCACCTGTCAAATATCTTGTCTGAGCATCGGCACATCCACGGCCTCAAGTCGGTGCAGCCCAGCTCAGCCGCCCTGCGCAGCCTGTCCTCAGCCCGCGTGGAGCAGTACCCAAACACCCACAGGTCCGCAATGATGTCCTCGGGGGTTATGCCATACCCTGGAGGGGGCAAAGGATGAGGGTTTAAACACAAGGGCGTCCATGTACAATCagcaaaaaaaatattgattgaaCACCGAAGGGTTGATTGAAtagaaaataaggatgttaaccccttgactacggatttcctacaagaagacatcaccaagctacaggaatggaacaaaaagtggctgctacaattcagtgaagaagaatgtaaagtcctgcacatcaataccacatgggaaacactccactatccaccacagaggcagagaaagccctgggagtacatgttaccaggctaccagtgaaggccaaatccgtaccAATCACAGCAGGCgggttaaagaaggaagataaagaaaaagaaagactccTCGGCTACTCACGGTGCAACATGTCGATGAAGCTGTCCAGCCTCTCGATGTTCATGGTCAGTGTTTTGTGAGGCTTGCCGATCCTCTCTGTGAACAACTCCACCGGTACCTGAAAGACACACACGGACCCTCGTCAAAAATATTCCTGATCCGTCTCTGTGCAGGTTTTATTGTGTCCCTACTCCTATACACattatttttatcctctctctctcgtttccttggATACAGAAAGCCTAGTAAATGTAATATTGACAAACAGCATCAgtgaacaacagcaagaaaacaagaaattaaaTACAGGTAACAAACAGACGTATATGAAGGTTAGTATTGTAAGCTTCTTTTTGTACATCATAacttgtatatataaaaaaaatgagtagaaaggttaaaaaaaaaaggaaagggtagggttCATTTTGTCCATACTCCAATACAATGTTAATGTACTTTACATCTCTCTCGGCTATCCCACTTCCTTATTTCTAGTTTACTCTTACACacatacagaacacacacacatcaactcaACATTACTTTTATACATGTTTCCATTCGCCATTCATTTTATCCTTTGCACCTGTTAACTCCTATGAATTTTactgttatatatatttcattacacttCCATATTCACAGTTTACTCTTGCCTATACAACACTCACAGCAATAAGTTAATCCTGTACCCCTTTAACTTAACAtcttatttttgtatagatttttctTATCACAGGAAGAGATTTTTATTACATTTCCACATTTCATCCTTACAAGCCTTCAGCATACCTTAATTttaacaggagaggaggaagctaaatggtgaaaaaaaaaaaataaatcacaaagCACACTAATTATTCAAAGCCTTCAGTGTACCTTAATTTTAACAGGAAATGAGGAAGCTAAATGAtgcaaagaaaacagaaaatcacAAAGCACACAAATTATTCAAAGCCTTCAGTATGCCTTAATTTTAACAGGAAATGAGGAAACTAaatgatgcaaaaaaaaatcacaaagcaCTAATTATTCAGCCCTTCTCACCTGTATCTTCTCCGCCAGGTAGTAGATGCGGTTGGGGTGGCCACTGAATCTCGCCGACTCATTCCTGAAGCGCCTCTGGTAGTTGGAAATGAGCTCAAGGGACAGGTAGCAGAACCCCAGTCCCTCGTGGTGCTTCCGGAACAGGTACGGGCCCATGATCTTGACGAGCTTCTCCGAGAGCTTGCCTGTAGAGAGATTCACCGTATTTTTTGTCGTATTGGTATTTATTAAGTTATTCTCTATTAGTTACTGTATATATTAGCTTGACAGGCATATTAGCAAGATAGGGTgaccagtgcagatgtagctaacagatgtgaaGTAGAGGAATTGCAAACGgagctcagaagggaaagactccgatggtttggacatgtgaagagagcaggggaggatacaatgctgggagttttggagagactggaggaaggagaccagttggcagacctaggaaaacatggagaaggtgtatacaggaagacttggcattgatgggattggatgagcatcaggcagaaggcAGAGTAGAacggaggagagccataaagtgtccaaccgctcaggaagagtgaaaacagacaataaacgaaatgatgatgatatattAGCTTGAAAGTCGGGTGTAAATATGACTTAATCGGTTTGTTTACAAGGGTGACGCTAGAATCCAAAAACCAGACCTGCGGGTTGGGTGATGATCCACGGAATCCTTTGTATCTGTGACCCCTTTATCCCACACTCCTTCAGGTTCTGCAGGTTGTATAGGACATCTGTGGAGGACACCGGAGAGGGCAGGCAGGATATTAGGACCTCCATTGCATCCTGGCCCTTCATGCTGAAGAGACCCTGCATGGCTGCCATCACTCTGTCAacctggaggggaaggaggaaggaaggaaggacagagagagagaggaaggaggatagaagggagggttgggagggaggaaggaaaaatggagggaaggaggatacaaggagggtagaaaggaaaggaggaaacaagaagggtaggaaggaagtgagaagaggcaggaaggtaggaaacaaggtagacaggtaggcaggaTGTTCATTTGCTTCTACCAATATTTCCTAATTTAATTTGTTAGTTAATattatcttttctatttcttaCATATCTATCAACCTCCCTTATCCCAGCAGCCACATTAGTTAACTTCATGAATAGTTACAAGGACTTTATTTAGTTTTAGATGATTCAGTTATTCTAGAAAAGAGAGTAAAGTAcgctgttaacccggtagcagcgacgggccaaatttgtgccatgatataaacccccaaaaatagatgatgcataaactgatcacaaatacgttgatatatattatgaaatggcttgtgtggGTGACGATTTTTTCTCAtcattctcgcttagaggggcctgtaagaaacatgatccccgcagctaccaggttaagttatAGGAAAGTAATTGAAGTAGGCTGTTGAGTACCAATGTATTTTTGCAGGAATAACTTATGATGGATGTAAACAATGTAGACAACTCACTTCCTCCTGCTGTGTTTGAGGTCGTTTTATCTGCTTCCCTGCCCTTTGCCCGGGGACGAGATCCTTGTGAAACCGGGATGCCACCCTCCCCTGCTCACCTCTGCTGCCGGGTATCCATAagagggtgaggtgaggagaggtcaAGCACATCTAAGCATTGCCATTATTTATATCAGTTTGCTACCCTCACTACCAGCCAGCTCGTGCCCAAAACAATTACTTTTTCCTAAGGTTATATTTGTTGTTCTTGATTGAAACACGGAATATCAAAGCCATAATAAGTAtcacatatcgtcaccttcgtaaaataatcacctaagtcatttttcagagatttccaggtttttgtctacatcaatttttcaacatgacacccatttttgtatagttgccttggtcattcagggtttgagtgttctagaattggccttttcattcccgcctaaatcttaagacaaatgtGATAATGACACTTCTTTTATGATTTTCTgaagagtagaaaataatgacttaggtggTTTGTTTACCAAGGTGACGATGTATAAAAGTTAAGTCAtaggttggtattttaagacactttctcttctcacgtcaactatttctaaaggtcaaagagggggtcaatcgggttccatggtacagaagaagggtcaaactaccaccagggtcatgaagctgctcctggaaatgcccgaaactcctacgaaagccttgtcaaatttgcgttccttcaggttcatggtacagaagaagggtcaaactactcctggaaatgcccaaaactcccacgaaagccttgtcaaataggtgaactt includes the following:
- the LOC126983663 gene encoding transcription termination factor, mitochondrial-like isoform X1; amino-acid sequence: MTRINVLSPSLSLVAKLCHPPWLSPAPKTAGKVPWSRAHLCRVPGRGQVWAGRCVGLAGARFHSTASLAASSTPDPENSRGEQGRVASRFHKDLVPGQRAGKQIKRPQTQQEEVDRVMAAMQGLFSMKGQDAMEVLISCLPSPVSSTDVLYNLQNLKECGIKGSQIQRIPWIITQPAGKLSEKLVKIMGPYLFRKHHEGLGFCYLSLELISNYQRRFRNESARFSGHPNRIYYLAEKIQVPVELFTERIGKPHKTLTMNIERLDSFIDMLHRYGITPEDIIADLWVFGYCSTRAEDRLRRAAELGCTDLRPWMCRCSDKIFDRFCARYQSGRDLLGEHESVFDFLSERLNCDRSEVERAFQSNIIMQRVHISKFNRILDLLFSEGIPATEIRMCMRIFQYSELRTAARIQELKNVGFFPFPLSILCRTPAQFRSMVQEFKKRKYMDVLQWNGK
- the LOC126983663 gene encoding transcription termination factor, mitochondrial-like isoform X2; protein product: MTRINVLSPSLSLVAKLCHPPWLSPAPKTAGKVPWSRAHLCRVPGRGQVWAGRCVGLAGARFHSTASLAASSTPDPENRGEQGRVASRFHKDLVPGQRAGKQIKRPQTQQEEVDRVMAAMQGLFSMKGQDAMEVLISCLPSPVSSTDVLYNLQNLKECGIKGSQIQRIPWIITQPAGKLSEKLVKIMGPYLFRKHHEGLGFCYLSLELISNYQRRFRNESARFSGHPNRIYYLAEKIQVPVELFTERIGKPHKTLTMNIERLDSFIDMLHRYGITPEDIIADLWVFGYCSTRAEDRLRRAAELGCTDLRPWMCRCSDKIFDRFCARYQSGRDLLGEHESVFDFLSERLNCDRSEVERAFQSNIIMQRVHISKFNRILDLLFSEGIPATEIRMCMRIFQYSELRTAARIQELKNVGFFPFPLSILCRTPAQFRSMVQEFKKRKYMDVLQWNGK